In Desulfobacterales bacterium, a single genomic region encodes these proteins:
- the cyaB gene encoding class IV adenylate cyclase: MIPLEIEIKYYIPKKEEIRAKIIDLCKDSHGLLFEKNIRYENSDKSLLKQNSIIRLRQTNKTNLTFKSKIPDKTKQFRIHKELEVEVSDFQTMNEILLSIGFHHEQIYEKWRETFSYNNAIICLDSMPFGCFLEIEGEKEAIIDTSNKLGLDWNKRILLSYIEIFFILKEKFNLPFSDITFSNFEKYPVDFSKIVDIFIVNQNKIKRV, encoded by the coding sequence ATGATCCCCCTCGAAATAGAAATTAAATATTATATTCCTAAGAAAGAAGAAATTAGAGCTAAAATTATTGATCTTTGTAAGGACAGTCACGGACTTTTATTTGAAAAAAATATACGGTATGAAAATTCAGATAAAAGCTTGCTTAAACAAAATTCAATAATTAGATTGAGACAAACCAATAAAACCAACCTAACTTTTAAGTCTAAAATTCCTGATAAAACAAAGCAATTTCGAATTCATAAAGAGCTTGAAGTTGAAGTAAGCGATTTTCAAACTATGAATGAAATACTTTTAAGCATAGGATTTCATCATGAACAAATATATGAAAAGTGGAGGGAAACATTTTCCTATAATAATGCAATAATCTGTTTAGATTCTATGCCTTTCGGTTGTTTTTTGGAAATAGAGGGTGAAAAAGAAGCTATAATTGATACATCAAATAAGCTCGGTCTTGACTGGAATAAAAGGATATTATTAAGTTATATTGAGATATTTTTTATTTTAAAAGAAAAATTCAATCTTCCTTTTTCGGATATTACTTTTTCTAACTTCGAAAAATATCCAGTTGATTTTTCAAAAATTGTCGATATTTTTATAGTTAATCAAAATAAAATAAAGCGAGTATAA